ACTGCAAGATCTGTGATGGAATCATCCCTATCCGACGATAAAATTGAATTTATTTTAAGTAAACAAACAGCATACGTGGGAGTTGTTAATTTTGTTTCTGGAACAGAATCTCCACTGGGAGATATAGATGTCCAGATAACCAGCAAAAATACAGATCAACTCTTGGATTGGTTGGCTCCAGTTGAAGATTTAGATAATGAATAATATTTCTCCATTTTGTTACTATTATAACAAATCCCTCCTGAATTAATTTAAATTATTGCTTTTTTTATTGTAAAGAGATAACATATCTCTTTTTGTAGGTTATAATTTCAATTAAAGAATAATTTGTAAATCACCAGGGCCGTGAATAATATACCCCCCAGTATAGTATTTACATAAGGAAGATACCAGTAAATCTTTGTTATATTCATGTTTTTTTTAATTAGTAAAATTAGTGGAAACACTGGATAAATGAAAACTAAAAAACTCAAAGGATAAAAATCTGATAAAAATATAACGATTAGCGATAATGATAACCAAAAAATAAAACAGAGATAAAGAGAAGTTTTTTCACCAATAAATACCGGAGTAGTGTTTATTCCCGATTTTTCATCATATGCTATATCGGGTATTGCTGAGAATATGTGCATAGCAGATATATGGAAATAAGCCCCTAAAAGTACTAAAAAAGAAGGAAATGTATTTGAAGCCAGATAAAAAGCAAAAATTCCCGGAAGAATATATAAATAATTTGATGAAAAATCCATGAATGGTCTTTCTTTAAATCTTAAAGGTTTTGCACTGTAAAAATAGGATAAAATCAAGAATAACGAGAAAACGATTTTCTCAGGTAAATTCTGGAAAAGCATTAAAATTATGCTGAAACCTGTGACCAAATAGATAACAGTTAAAAGCTTTTGACGTTCAGTATTATGTACCCTATACTCTTTTTTATCCTTTTTAGGATTCAATTTATCAGTTTCTTCATCCCAATAATCATTAACCCCATAAATAAATATATTGGCCGGTATGAAAAAATAGAAAAGATATAAATAGTAATCTGGGCGTAGAAAATCTTGAAATAGAGAAAACCCCAGAGCATAACCTACAACATAAGTTCCTCCGGTGTAAATCCAAAAACGAAAACGAGATATTTTGAAAATGAAAGATAAGAATGATTTCATGAGATTACCTTCAATCTCTTTCATTTAATTCCTGAAAGGGATTCCTAATGAATTAGTGAACACATTGAATACAATCTTTGGTGGTGATGGCTTTACTTTTGTTTTGTATACTGCAAATGGATCTTTTTTAATCTGGGAGGCGGTCCATTTATACATATCAGAAGCTGTTTTAATAGGAATCAAGTATCGGTATGGTATGAAAGAGAAGCCTTTTTCCGCTTTAATCTGCCATGAGTGATAAACTTCAAGCTGTTTATGTATGAATGAATTGAATTTATCCGGTTTTTTTCGGGTTATATTATAATTTAGGTTCTCTAGTTGAAATTCTTCTAGGTCACTTTGAGGAAAATAAATCCTACCTAAATCAATATCCTCAGAAATATCTCGGATAAAATTGATGTACTGCATAGCTCTTCCCAGGTGCCGTGCAGCAGAAAATGATTCTTCTTCAAGATTCATTATTTTTGCCATGAATAGGCCAACTACTTCTGAAGAGCCAAAGAGGTAAGTCATTAATTCATCCATATCATCATAAGTCGATTTATAGATATCCATTTCCATAGAACTTAAGAACGCTTCAACCCATCTATTAGGGAACTCTTTACGATTTTCTAGTTCTACAAATGAGTCTATGATGATATCCCCTGTAATAGAACCAGATTTTGAATCCTTATATTTATCCCAGAATTCATAAAATCTTTCTTTATCTTGAGGGATAGCATCCACATAATCATCAGCTTTTCTTAAAAAACTATATAATGTGAAAACATCCTTTTTAACTGCTTTAGGGAAGAATATCGTGCTGTAAAAATAAGTTTTACTCCCTTTTTTAAATATTGTGTAAATATTTTTATCTATTTTCATTTATCTCAACTTAAAAAATTTTTTTAACTATTTTTTAGTATTTGAGAATGTGAAACTGAATCTCATCCATACCTGTCTTTTATTTCTTGTGCAACAATCTGAGATGAAATTAAAACCATAGGGACACCTATACCTGGATGAGTATAATGTCCAGAATAATATAGATTGTCGACTTTTTTGCTTATATGCGAAGGTCTAAATAATGCAGTTTGTCTTAAAGTATGGGAAAGGCCAAGAGCTGTACCTTTATATGCATTATATCTGTCTTTAAAATCAGTTAATGCAAATATATGTTTTACTACAATATTATTTCTTATATTTTCCCCAATTTTAGATTCAAGATCATCCATTATCATGTTATAAAATTTTTCACGTATCTCTGGAGTATCTTCAATTCCCGGAGCCAACGGTATTAAAATAAACAATGTCTCCGAACCATTAGGAGCTGCAGTTTTATCTGTTTTTGATGGCACATTAACATAATAAGATGGGTTTTCAGGCCATGCTGCTTTTTTTGGATCGAAAAGTGTATCAAAACCAGATTCCCAATCCTTATCCAAAAAGAGGTTGTGGTGAGCAAATTGTTCCATCTCTTTATCAATTCCCAGATAAGCCACCATAGCCGACGGTGCTAAAATTTTTTTATCCCAATAGCCCTCATTATAAGTCTGATGTTGTTTATCTAAAAGATCAACCTCACTGTGGGCATAATCCGCATTAGACAATACAATATCTGCATCATAAACATCTTTAGTGGTTATAACTTGATTTACATGGTTTTCTTGAATTTCTAGATCAATCACAGGTTCATTGAACTTAAATTCCACCCCATATAATTTACATAAATCATAAATTGAATGAGCTACTTTTCTCATACCTCCCTGTGGATACCATACTCCCATGGTAAGGTCAATGTGTGACATTATATGGTAAAATGAAGGTGTGTTTTGGGGTGATCCACCTAAAAATCCAATGGAATACTGGACAATTTTACGTGCCTCGTCACTTTCAAATTGATTATTAACATAGTGCTGCAGATTTTCCCAGAGTTTAAGTTTGTATCCTTTCAGTAGGAGTTTACCATTAAAGAAGTCTAAAATAGAGGTGTAGTCCCTATATAACATTTCATCAATGGAAAAATCATAGACCTCTTTGGATTCAGCCAGGTATTTTTTTAATTTTTCAGCTCCACCCTCTTCAAAACTTTCAAAAAGTTCATAATTCTTTTCAATATCAGAAGCGACATCTACCACTTTCTCATCACCGAAAAAAATTCGATAAGATGGATCTAACCGATCTAGTTGAAAAAAGTCCTCAGGTTTTTTATCAAATTCTGCAAAAAA
The nucleotide sequence above comes from Methanobacterium alcaliphilum. Encoded proteins:
- a CDS encoding phytoene/squalene synthase family protein, whose translation is MKIDKNIYTIFKKGSKTYFYSTIFFPKAVKKDVFTLYSFLRKADDYVDAIPQDKERFYEFWDKYKDSKSGSITGDIIIDSFVELENRKEFPNRWVEAFLSSMEMDIYKSTYDDMDELMTYLFGSSEVVGLFMAKIMNLEEESFSAARHLGRAMQYINFIRDISEDIDLGRIYFPQSDLEEFQLENLNYNITRKKPDKFNSFIHKQLEVYHSWQIKAEKGFSFIPYRYLIPIKTASDMYKWTASQIKKDPFAVYKTKVKPSPPKIVFNVFTNSLGIPFRN
- a CDS encoding RNA-binding domain-containing protein codes for the protein MECLVNISSKINATEDSEKVVKSVQNIFNGGSLKIDEKMVLLQGDCSLLKNFKEILENEKIRATARSVMESSLSDDKIEFILSKQTAYVGVVNFVSGTESPLGDIDVQITSKNTDQLLDWLAPVEDLDNE
- a CDS encoding prenyltransferase, yielding MKEIEGNLMKSFLSFIFKISRFRFWIYTGGTYVVGYALGFSLFQDFLRPDYYLYLFYFFIPANIFIYGVNDYWDEETDKLNPKKDKKEYRVHNTERQKLLTVIYLVTGFSIILMLFQNLPEKIVFSLFLILSYFYSAKPLRFKERPFMDFSSNYLYILPGIFAFYLASNTFPSFLVLLGAYFHISAMHIFSAIPDIAYDEKSGINTTPVFIGEKTSLYLCFIFWLSLSLIVIFLSDFYPLSFLVFIYPVFPLILLIKKNMNITKIYWYLPYVNTILGGILFTALVIYKLFFN
- a CDS encoding phytoene desaturase family protein, which codes for MKAIVVGSGFGGLSAAALLAKDDFKVTVLEKNEQIGGRASVYAKNDFYFDMGPSWYLMPDVFEKFFAEFDKKPEDFFQLDRLDPSYRIFFGDEKVVDVASDIEKNYELFESFEEGGAEKLKKYLAESKEVYDFSIDEMLYRDYTSILDFFNGKLLLKGYKLKLWENLQHYVNNQFESDEARKIVQYSIGFLGGSPQNTPSFYHIMSHIDLTMGVWYPQGGMRKVAHSIYDLCKLYGVEFKFNEPVIDLEIQENHVNQVITTKDVYDADIVLSNADYAHSEVDLLDKQHQTYNEGYWDKKILAPSAMVAYLGIDKEMEQFAHHNLFLDKDWESGFDTLFDPKKAAWPENPSYYVNVPSKTDKTAAPNGSETLFILIPLAPGIEDTPEIREKFYNMIMDDLESKIGENIRNNIVVKHIFALTDFKDRYNAYKGTALGLSHTLRQTALFRPSHISKKVDNLYYSGHYTHPGIGVPMVLISSQIVAQEIKDRYG